The following are encoded together in the Chaetodon trifascialis isolate fChaTrf1 chromosome 3, fChaTrf1.hap1, whole genome shotgun sequence genome:
- the tfap2c gene encoding transcription factor AP-2 gamma isoform X1: MLWKLADNVKYEDDCEERHDGNSNGNPRLPHLPAVSQHLYSPSPSLSHSASSDFQPPYFPPPYQPISYPQSSDPYSHLGDPFNINSIHQSPSSNQQQPWPGRQGQDGLGAHGRSGLASQILGLEGGSSGVRREGFRRPELLPPHAHGIEASVIGDNMGMHDMGHGLEDVQHVDDHSIIMADQTVIKKVLGLRGGRNLDRLQRTYYQGGVLAGPVTLPKGNALGLPFQKESLLGMVSNPTEVFCSVPGRLSLLSSTSKYKVTVAEVQRRLSPPECLNASLLGGVLRRAKSKNGGRSLREKLDKIGLNLPAGRRKAANVTLLTSLVEGEAVHLARDFGYVCETEFPAKAIAEYLGRAHVERNEVNSRKNMLLAAKQICKEFTDLLTQDRSPLGNSRPAPIIEPGIQGCLTHFSLITHGFGSPAICAAMTSLQNYLNEALKQVDKMYLSSGSDTQGSSDSGSKSTDKMDKHRK; encoded by the exons ATGTTGTGGAAATTAGCCGACAACGTGAAATATGAGGATGACTGTGAG GAAAGGCACGACGGCAACAGCAATGGGAACCCGCGGCTGCCTCACCTGCCAGCGGTCAGCCAGCACCTCTACAGcccgtctccctccctctcacactCGGCCAGTTCGGACTTCCAGCCCCCGTACTTCCCTCCTCCCTACCAGCCCATCTCCTACCCGCAGTCCAGCGACCCCTACTCCCACCTCGGCGACCCTTTCAACATCAACTCCATACACCAGTCGCCGTCGTCgaaccagcagcagccatggCCCGGCCGACAGGGCCAGGACGGGCTCGGCGCGCACGGGAGGAGCGGCCTGGCGAGTCAGATCCTGGGCCTGGAGGGAGGCTCGTCCGGGGTGAGGAGGGAAGGATTCCGCCGGCCGGAGCTGCTGCCCCCACACGCGCACGGCATAGAGGCGTCGGTTATTGGTGATAACATGGGGATGCACGACATGGGCCACGGACTGGAGGACGTTCAA catGTAGATGACCACAGTATTATTATGGCAGATCAGACAGTCATCAAAAAAG TATTAGGACTACGAGGTGGCAGGAACCTTGATCGCTTACAGAGGACTTATTATCAGGGGGGCGTTCTTGCgg GGCCTGTCACTCTACCTAAAGGCAACGCGCTGGGTCTCCCCTTCCAGAAAGAGTCCCTGCTGGGCATGGTGTCAAACCCAACAGAGGTATTCTGCTCCGTACCGGGCCGACTTTCCTTGCTGAGCTCTACATCCAAGTACAAGGTTACCGTGGCCGAGGTCCAGAGACGTCTGTCACCCCCTGAGTGCCTCAACGCCTCGCTCCTGGGAGGGGTTTTACGCAG GGCCAAATCAAAAAATGGAGGCCGCTCTCTGAGGGAAAAGCTGGATAAGATTGGGCTCAACCTGCCTGCAGGAAGAAGGAAGGCAGCCAATGTCACTCTACTTACCTCACTTGTCGAAG GTGAAGCTGTGCATTTAGCAAGAGACTTCGgttatgtgtgtgagacagagttCCCTGCGAAGGCAATTGCTGAATACCTGGGCAGGGCGCATGTGGAACGCAACGAGGTTAACTCTCGCAAGAACATGCTCCTCGCTGCCAA GCAAATCTGCAAGGAGTTCACTGACTTGCTCACTCAGGACCGTTCGCCTCTGGGAAACTCTCGGCCGGCCCCCATCATAGAGCCTGGAATCCAAGGCTGCCTGACCCACTTCAGCCTCATCACTCACGGCTTCGGCTCTCCGGCCATCTGCGCCGCCATGACCTCGCTTCAGAACTACCTGAACGAGGCGCTCAAACAAGTGGACAAGATGTACCTGAGCTCTGGTAGCGACACCCAGGGCTCCTCAGACAGTGGAAGCAAATCTACCGACAAAATGGACAAGCACAGGAAATGA
- the tfap2c gene encoding transcription factor AP-2 gamma isoform X2, translating to MLWKLADNVKYEDDCEERHDGNSNGNPRLPHLPAVSQHLYSPSPSLSHSASSDFQPPYFPPPYQPISYPQSSDPYSHLGDPFNINSIHQSPSSNQQQPWPGRQGQDGLGAHGRSGLASQILGLEGGSSGVRREGFRRPELLPPHAHGIEASVIGDNMGMHDMGHGLEDVQHVDDHSIIMADQTVIKKGPVTLPKGNALGLPFQKESLLGMVSNPTEVFCSVPGRLSLLSSTSKYKVTVAEVQRRLSPPECLNASLLGGVLRRAKSKNGGRSLREKLDKIGLNLPAGRRKAANVTLLTSLVEGEAVHLARDFGYVCETEFPAKAIAEYLGRAHVERNEVNSRKNMLLAAKQICKEFTDLLTQDRSPLGNSRPAPIIEPGIQGCLTHFSLITHGFGSPAICAAMTSLQNYLNEALKQVDKMYLSSGSDTQGSSDSGSKSTDKMDKHRK from the exons ATGTTGTGGAAATTAGCCGACAACGTGAAATATGAGGATGACTGTGAG GAAAGGCACGACGGCAACAGCAATGGGAACCCGCGGCTGCCTCACCTGCCAGCGGTCAGCCAGCACCTCTACAGcccgtctccctccctctcacactCGGCCAGTTCGGACTTCCAGCCCCCGTACTTCCCTCCTCCCTACCAGCCCATCTCCTACCCGCAGTCCAGCGACCCCTACTCCCACCTCGGCGACCCTTTCAACATCAACTCCATACACCAGTCGCCGTCGTCgaaccagcagcagccatggCCCGGCCGACAGGGCCAGGACGGGCTCGGCGCGCACGGGAGGAGCGGCCTGGCGAGTCAGATCCTGGGCCTGGAGGGAGGCTCGTCCGGGGTGAGGAGGGAAGGATTCCGCCGGCCGGAGCTGCTGCCCCCACACGCGCACGGCATAGAGGCGTCGGTTATTGGTGATAACATGGGGATGCACGACATGGGCCACGGACTGGAGGACGTTCAA catGTAGATGACCACAGTATTATTATGGCAGATCAGACAGTCATCAAAAAAG GGCCTGTCACTCTACCTAAAGGCAACGCGCTGGGTCTCCCCTTCCAGAAAGAGTCCCTGCTGGGCATGGTGTCAAACCCAACAGAGGTATTCTGCTCCGTACCGGGCCGACTTTCCTTGCTGAGCTCTACATCCAAGTACAAGGTTACCGTGGCCGAGGTCCAGAGACGTCTGTCACCCCCTGAGTGCCTCAACGCCTCGCTCCTGGGAGGGGTTTTACGCAG GGCCAAATCAAAAAATGGAGGCCGCTCTCTGAGGGAAAAGCTGGATAAGATTGGGCTCAACCTGCCTGCAGGAAGAAGGAAGGCAGCCAATGTCACTCTACTTACCTCACTTGTCGAAG GTGAAGCTGTGCATTTAGCAAGAGACTTCGgttatgtgtgtgagacagagttCCCTGCGAAGGCAATTGCTGAATACCTGGGCAGGGCGCATGTGGAACGCAACGAGGTTAACTCTCGCAAGAACATGCTCCTCGCTGCCAA GCAAATCTGCAAGGAGTTCACTGACTTGCTCACTCAGGACCGTTCGCCTCTGGGAAACTCTCGGCCGGCCCCCATCATAGAGCCTGGAATCCAAGGCTGCCTGACCCACTTCAGCCTCATCACTCACGGCTTCGGCTCTCCGGCCATCTGCGCCGCCATGACCTCGCTTCAGAACTACCTGAACGAGGCGCTCAAACAAGTGGACAAGATGTACCTGAGCTCTGGTAGCGACACCCAGGGCTCCTCAGACAGTGGAAGCAAATCTACCGACAAAATGGACAAGCACAGGAAATGA